The Nitrospira tepida genome includes a window with the following:
- the acsA gene encoding acetate--CoA ligase, whose protein sequence is MAWPVIIKSRREWEVVPHLFDYAAVRERFTWEEARRELEGLPDDRGLNIAHEAVVRHALGPKSHHVALRWISKDGRVEDYSYDLLHRLSNRFANVLRALDVEKGDRVYVLAGRIPELYIAALGTLKQGAVFCPLFSAFGPEPIRARMSIGGATALVTTEPLYQRKVAGLRNSLPDLRHVLLVGPDRRRTDLPGTLDFHRLLESASESHAIAPTDPEDRALLHFTSGTTGRPKGAIHVHKAVVAHHITGKLALDLHRDDIFWCTADPGWVTGTSYGIIAPLANGVTSIVDEGDFDAERWYRLLQDHRVTVWYTAPTAIRMLMKAGLDLPRKFDLSRLRFCASVGEPLNPEAVLWGRQAFGHPFHDNWWQTETGGIMIANFAAMDVRPGSMGKPLPGIEAAIVRKTEAGRVEVVDRPDVQGELALRPGWPSMFRGYWNEEARYQKCFAGGWYLTGDLAKRDADGYFWFVGRSDDVIKTSGHLIGPFEVESVLMEHQAVAEAGVIGKPDPVAMEIVKAFVSLKDGYEASPSLQKELLGFARTRLGAVVAPKEIAFLPSLPKTRSGKIMRRLLKARELGLPEGDLSTLEGSS, encoded by the coding sequence GTGGCTTGGCCTGTCATCATTAAATCCCGGCGAGAGTGGGAAGTCGTTCCACATCTGTTCGACTATGCGGCGGTGCGCGAGCGCTTCACCTGGGAGGAGGCCCGTCGCGAGCTGGAGGGGCTCCCGGATGACCGGGGCCTCAACATCGCGCATGAGGCGGTGGTGCGACATGCGCTCGGTCCAAAGAGTCACCATGTCGCCCTTCGCTGGATCTCGAAGGACGGGCGCGTCGAAGACTATTCCTATGACCTGCTGCATCGGCTGAGCAATCGGTTCGCGAACGTCCTGCGGGCATTGGACGTTGAGAAAGGAGACCGTGTGTATGTGCTGGCCGGCCGCATCCCCGAACTCTATATCGCGGCGCTCGGCACGCTGAAACAGGGCGCCGTGTTCTGTCCCCTGTTCTCCGCCTTCGGGCCGGAGCCGATTCGGGCCAGGATGAGCATCGGCGGCGCGACGGCGCTGGTGACCACGGAACCGCTCTATCAGCGCAAGGTCGCCGGCCTGCGCAACAGCCTGCCGGATCTGCGCCACGTGCTGCTCGTCGGGCCGGATCGCCGACGGACCGACCTCCCCGGCACGCTGGACTTTCATCGGCTGCTCGAATCCGCGTCGGAGAGCCACGCCATCGCTCCCACCGATCCGGAAGACCGCGCCTTGCTGCATTTCACCAGCGGCACGACCGGCAGGCCCAAGGGGGCGATTCACGTCCACAAGGCCGTGGTCGCGCACCATATCACCGGCAAGCTCGCGCTCGACCTGCACAGGGACGATATCTTCTGGTGCACCGCCGATCCCGGCTGGGTCACTGGGACCTCCTACGGCATCATCGCGCCCCTCGCCAACGGCGTCACCAGCATCGTGGACGAGGGCGACTTCGACGCGGAACGCTGGTACCGCCTCTTGCAGGATCATCGCGTGACCGTCTGGTACACAGCCCCCACGGCGATTCGCATGCTGATGAAAGCGGGGCTCGATCTGCCGCGCAAGTTCGACCTCTCGCGGTTGCGCTTCTGCGCGAGCGTCGGTGAGCCGTTGAATCCGGAGGCGGTCCTGTGGGGCCGGCAGGCGTTCGGCCATCCCTTTCACGACAACTGGTGGCAGACGGAAACGGGCGGCATCATGATCGCCAACTTCGCGGCGATGGACGTGCGGCCCGGTTCCATGGGGAAGCCGTTGCCCGGGATCGAGGCCGCGATCGTGCGGAAGACCGAAGCCGGCCGGGTGGAAGTCGTCGACCGTCCGGACGTCCAGGGCGAGCTGGCCCTGCGACCAGGGTGGCCGTCGATGTTCCGCGGCTACTGGAACGAAGAAGCCCGGTACCAAAAATGTTTCGCCGGCGGCTGGTACCTCACGGGAGACCTCGCGAAGCGGGACGCCGACGGCTATTTCTGGTTCGTCGGCCGGTCGGACGACGTCATCAAGACCTCCGGACACTTGATCGGTCCCTTCGAAGTCGAGAGCGTGCTGATGGAACACCAGGCGGTGGCCGAAGCGGGCGTCATCGGCAAGCCGGACCCGGTCGCGATGGAAATCGTCAAGGCCTTCGTCTCGTTGAAGGACGGCTATGAGGCCTCTCCTTCGCTTCAGAAGGAATTGCTCGGCTTCGCCCGAACCAGGCTGGGCGCGGTCGTGGCGCCGAAGGAGATTGCGTTTCTTCCCTCCCTGCCGAAAACCCGAAGCGGAAAAATCATGAGGCGCCTCCTGAAGGCCCGCGAGCTCGGGCTCCCGGAGGGCGACCTTTCGACCTTGGAGGGCTCGTCGTGA
- the pdhA gene encoding pyruvate dehydrogenase (acetyl-transferring) E1 component subunit alpha yields the protein MLRIRRFEEKCVELYSLGKIRGFLHLYIGEEAVAAGAVRCLAPADAVVATYREHGHALVRGTPMRSLMAELFGKVTGCARGRGGSMHFFDASRRFYGGLAIVGGGLPVAVGLALADRMQHRPRVTACFFGDGAVAEGEFHESLNLASLWNLPVLFLCENNLYAMGTALARHQAQTDLAAKARAYGMPAQAVDGMDVLAVMEATQAAVDEVRRGAGPRFLECQTYRFRAHSMYDPELYRSKAEVEEWKARDPIPALEGLMREWKAIGSEDLPKLERQIAGEIDEAVAFADASPWEPVEDLEKDVYTE from the coding sequence ATGCTGCGCATCCGGCGCTTCGAGGAGAAGTGCGTCGAGCTGTACAGCCTGGGCAAGATCCGCGGGTTCTTGCACCTGTATATCGGCGAAGAGGCGGTCGCGGCCGGGGCCGTTCGTTGCTTGGCGCCCGCCGACGCCGTCGTCGCGACCTACCGGGAGCACGGCCATGCGCTCGTGCGGGGCACGCCGATGAGGAGCCTCATGGCGGAACTGTTCGGCAAAGTGACCGGGTGTGCCAGGGGGCGCGGCGGCTCGATGCATTTCTTCGACGCATCGCGGCGCTTCTACGGCGGCCTCGCGATCGTCGGCGGCGGCCTCCCGGTCGCGGTCGGCCTCGCGCTGGCGGACCGGATGCAGCATCGACCGCGCGTGACCGCCTGCTTTTTCGGCGACGGGGCGGTGGCCGAGGGAGAGTTCCACGAATCCTTGAATCTGGCTTCGCTCTGGAACCTGCCGGTGCTGTTCCTGTGCGAAAACAACCTCTATGCGATGGGGACGGCGCTCGCCCGCCATCAGGCGCAGACGGACTTGGCGGCCAAGGCCCGCGCCTACGGGATGCCGGCCCAGGCGGTGGACGGCATGGATGTGTTGGCGGTCATGGAGGCGACGCAAGCCGCCGTGGACGAGGTCCGGCGCGGAGCCGGACCCCGCTTTCTCGAATGCCAGACCTATCGGTTTCGCGCGCACTCGATGTACGACCCGGAGCTCTACAGAAGCAAGGCGGAGGTGGAGGAGTGGAAGGCGCGCGATCCGATCCCCGCCCTCGAGGGGCTCATGCGGGAATGGAAGGCCATCGGTTCCGAAGATCTTCCGAAACTGGAGCGGCAGATTGCGGGCGAAATCGACGAGGCCGTGGCCTTTGCCGACGCAAGCCCCTGGGAGCCGGTCGAGGACCTGGAGAAGGATGTGTACACGGAATAG
- a CDS encoding alpha-ketoacid dehydrogenase subunit beta, with protein sequence MPTITYRGAVRAGLREALVNDPRVFLMGEDVGKYGGTYGCSKGFVDEFGPDRIRDTPLSESTFVGAGIGAALGGLRPIVEVMTVNFSLLALDQILNNAATIRHMSGGQFNVPLVVRMATGGGRQVAAQHSHSLEGWYAHIPGITVLTPATVTDAKGMLLSALQQPDPVFIFEHAFLYPMEGELDETAGPVDIRSAAVRRPGHDISLITFGGCLWKALAAAEQLAGDGIDAEVIDLRLLRPLDEATMLASVTKTHRAVIVDEAWRTGSFAAEISARIMEGAFYALDAPVTRVCSAEVPLPYPKHLEDAALPQVATIVKTARSMVSK encoded by the coding sequence ATGCCTACCATCACCTACCGAGGGGCTGTCCGCGCCGGATTGCGCGAGGCGCTCGTGAATGATCCGCGCGTGTTCCTCATGGGCGAAGACGTCGGGAAATACGGCGGCACCTATGGCTGCAGCAAAGGATTTGTGGACGAGTTCGGCCCGGATCGCATCCGCGACACGCCGCTCTCGGAATCGACCTTTGTCGGGGCCGGGATCGGGGCCGCGCTGGGAGGGTTGCGCCCGATCGTCGAGGTCATGACGGTGAACTTCAGCCTGCTGGCCTTGGATCAGATCCTCAACAATGCCGCGACCATCCGCCACATGTCCGGCGGCCAGTTCAACGTCCCGTTGGTCGTCCGCATGGCCACCGGCGGAGGCCGGCAGGTGGCGGCGCAACATTCCCACAGTTTGGAAGGCTGGTACGCGCACATTCCCGGGATCACGGTGCTGACCCCCGCCACCGTGACCGACGCGAAGGGGATGCTCTTGAGCGCGCTGCAACAGCCAGACCCGGTCTTCATCTTCGAACATGCGTTTTTGTATCCGATGGAAGGTGAGCTGGATGAGACAGCCGGACCGGTGGACATCCGATCGGCGGCCGTGCGACGGCCGGGACACGATATCTCGCTCATCACTTTCGGCGGGTGCCTCTGGAAGGCCCTGGCCGCGGCGGAGCAACTGGCCGGGGATGGCATCGACGCCGAGGTGATCGACCTGCGCCTCTTGCGGCCGCTCGATGAGGCGACGATGCTGGCGTCGGTGACCAAGACCCATCGTGCCGTCATCGTGGACGAGGCCTGGCGGACCGGCAGTTTTGCCGCCGAGATCAGCGCCCGGATCATGGAAGGGGCGTTCTATGCGTTGGACGCGCCGGTCACGCGGGTCTGCAGCGCGGAGGTGCCCTTGCCCTATCCCAAGCATCTCGAAGATGCGGCGCTCCCGCAGGTGGCGACGATCGTCAAGACGGCACGGTCGATGGTCTCCAAATGA
- a CDS encoding pyruvate kinase — protein MSHASSATEPGATHPDPLREKLVSLFQDITRKAAQAQGRFPSSDPDCQCSRDNLLAYLALREHDLQDLQLELVERGLSSLGRLEGSVIASLRKVLQNLGYQPPDIPLKAPDFAQARSLLSQRATRLLGRPRPHHQTRIMVTLDLDTLRQPELLEQLLLKGMDIARINCAHDSSREWLRLIQAVRDAEERLARRGESVGRRCRIVMDLAGPKVRTGPLRPTTRPLKLSVEKDLRGRPRCVLEGYLTTETEQTRRVREPGEPSRFIIALPQQDRVASLSLGEDLTFTDTRGRRRALRVLERVSPMRVRVGLNRTAYIEEGTELVSAQGHLFRVGPVVSQPVALRVQAGDRLRLYRDPARLGHPAEADGPAGISCTLPAVLESVALGHRIFIDDGKIAGVVRSIEADYLELEITAPHHIPARIRAEKGLNFPDSPIDIPALTEKDQDDLRFVVGHATAVGLSFVHQPRDLDDLRSALKELGDPDIGIVIKIETREAIHRLAQLIMAGLDLPRFGVMIARGDLAVEVGFEHLALVQEDILCICEAAHIPAIWATQVLENLAKSGLPARAEITDAATGQRAECVMLNKGEYVLEAVKTLADLLGSRERQRIKKRQVFREITAQHGLFDRFGDESAREAAPQAARYAGSENA, from the coding sequence ATGTCCCATGCATCGTCAGCGACGGAACCGGGCGCGACTCATCCCGATCCGCTCAGGGAGAAATTGGTCTCGTTGTTCCAGGACATCACCCGAAAGGCCGCACAGGCTCAAGGACGTTTTCCCTCCTCCGATCCCGATTGTCAATGCAGCCGGGATAATTTGCTGGCCTACCTGGCGCTGCGAGAGCACGACTTACAGGACCTGCAACTGGAATTGGTCGAGCGGGGCCTCTCCTCGCTCGGTCGGCTGGAAGGGTCCGTGATCGCGAGCCTGAGAAAAGTATTGCAGAACCTTGGCTACCAGCCGCCGGATATTCCGCTCAAGGCTCCGGACTTTGCCCAAGCGCGTTCGTTGCTGTCCCAGCGTGCCACGAGGTTGCTCGGTCGTCCCCGTCCCCATCACCAGACCCGCATCATGGTCACGTTGGATCTCGACACCCTGCGGCAACCGGAATTGCTGGAGCAACTCCTGCTCAAGGGCATGGACATCGCGCGGATCAACTGTGCGCACGACAGCAGCCGCGAGTGGCTGAGGCTGATTCAAGCCGTTCGGGATGCCGAGGAGCGGCTGGCACGACGGGGCGAGAGCGTCGGACGGCGCTGCCGCATCGTCATGGACTTGGCCGGGCCGAAAGTTCGGACCGGCCCCCTCCGGCCCACTACCCGCCCCTTGAAACTCTCGGTCGAGAAGGATCTGCGAGGGCGACCCCGTTGCGTCCTTGAAGGCTATCTGACGACCGAGACCGAGCAGACCAGGCGCGTCCGTGAACCCGGGGAACCGTCCCGATTCATCATCGCCCTCCCTCAACAGGACCGGGTGGCGAGCCTTTCGCTTGGCGAGGACCTCACGTTCACGGACACGCGCGGGCGCAGGCGAGCGCTGCGGGTGCTTGAGCGAGTGAGCCCGATGCGGGTGCGCGTCGGACTGAACCGGACCGCCTACATCGAGGAAGGCACCGAATTGGTATCCGCGCAGGGGCACCTGTTCCGGGTCGGACCGGTGGTTTCACAGCCGGTCGCGCTGCGGGTGCAGGCCGGAGACCGGTTACGCCTGTATCGAGATCCCGCCCGCCTCGGACATCCGGCGGAGGCCGATGGACCGGCCGGGATCAGTTGCACGTTGCCGGCCGTGTTGGAATCGGTCGCGCTTGGCCATCGAATCTTCATCGATGATGGGAAGATCGCGGGGGTCGTGCGGAGCATCGAAGCGGATTATCTTGAGCTCGAGATCACGGCTCCTCATCACATCCCCGCCCGCATCCGCGCCGAAAAGGGGCTGAATTTTCCTGATTCCCCGATCGATATCCCGGCCTTGACCGAGAAGGACCAGGATGACCTGCGGTTTGTCGTCGGCCATGCCACCGCGGTCGGTCTCTCCTTCGTCCATCAGCCGCGCGACCTCGATGATCTGCGCTCGGCCCTCAAGGAGCTCGGCGATCCGGATATCGGGATCGTGATCAAGATCGAAACGCGAGAGGCCATTCATCGGCTGGCTCAACTGATTATGGCAGGCTTGGACCTGCCGAGGTTCGGGGTAATGATTGCGCGGGGGGATCTGGCCGTCGAGGTCGGCTTCGAACACTTAGCTCTGGTTCAGGAAGATATTCTCTGCATCTGCGAAGCCGCCCACATCCCCGCCATCTGGGCTACGCAGGTGCTTGAGAACCTGGCCAAGAGCGGCCTGCCCGCCAGAGCCGAAATCACCGACGCGGCGACGGGCCAACGGGCGGAATGCGTCATGCTGAACAAGGGCGAATATGTCCTTGAAGCCGTCAAGACGCTGGCGGACCTGTTGGGCTCCCGAGAGCGGCAACGGATCAAGAAACGGCAGGTCTTTCGCGAGATCACCGCGCAGCATGGTCTGTTCGACCGGTTCGGTGACGAGTCCGCTCGTGAGGCTGCGCCTCAGGCCGCACGGTATGCCGGCTCGGAGAATGCGTGA
- a CDS encoding dihydrolipoamide acetyltransferase family protein yields the protein MAEFVMPTLGADMTEGTLIAWKKQVGDRVEKGDIIAEVETDKAAIEIEVFTSGTIERLSAQPGDKVPVGTVMAIIREEAAAAPAPAPPPTKPAVQPEGPALAAPEQVQIAKPPSISAEASATVSARPQEPRLRISPAARRLADQLGIDPTAVTGTGPDGAITLDDVQRAAPRTEPAPPEALPPATAAPQADRMARMRQAIATAMARSKREIPHYYLSTTIDLHKALSWLAAENAARSVADRLLPSALLIKAVALALKEVPELNSVWKDGRAVTSQSVHIGVAIALRGGGLVAPALHDTDRLSVTDLMGKLQDLVRRARAGSLRSSELSDPTITVTNLGDLGVDSVLGVIYPPQVALVGFGKVAERPWVVEGLVVARPLMTASLSADHRVSDGHRGGRFLAAVDRLLQNPGGL from the coding sequence ATGGCTGAATTCGTGATGCCCACCTTGGGCGCGGACATGACTGAAGGGACGTTGATCGCCTGGAAGAAGCAGGTGGGCGATCGAGTCGAGAAGGGCGACATCATTGCGGAGGTGGAGACGGACAAGGCCGCGATCGAGATCGAGGTTTTCACCAGCGGCACGATCGAACGGCTGTCGGCGCAGCCGGGGGACAAAGTGCCGGTCGGGACGGTGATGGCGATCATCAGGGAAGAGGCGGCTGCCGCGCCGGCACCGGCTCCCCCGCCGACCAAGCCGGCCGTTCAGCCGGAGGGACCTGCGCTCGCCGCACCGGAACAGGTTCAGATCGCGAAGCCGCCCTCCATCTCGGCCGAAGCCTCGGCCACCGTATCGGCGCGGCCTCAGGAGCCCAGGCTCCGCATCTCGCCGGCAGCCCGCCGGTTGGCCGATCAACTGGGCATCGATCCGACCGCCGTGACCGGTACCGGACCGGACGGCGCAATCACTCTCGACGATGTCCAGCGAGCGGCTCCTAGAACGGAGCCCGCCCCTCCCGAAGCCCTTCCCCCGGCAACAGCGGCGCCGCAAGCCGACCGCATGGCCCGCATGAGGCAGGCGATCGCCACGGCCATGGCCCGTTCCAAGCGGGAGATTCCCCATTACTACCTCAGCACGACGATCGACCTGCACAAGGCCCTGTCCTGGCTCGCGGCGGAAAATGCCGCGCGATCGGTTGCCGATCGGCTGTTGCCGAGCGCCCTGCTGATCAAGGCCGTGGCGCTGGCATTGAAGGAGGTCCCCGAGCTTAATTCGGTCTGGAAAGACGGGCGGGCCGTCACGAGTCAATCCGTCCACATCGGCGTCGCGATCGCGTTGCGGGGCGGCGGGCTCGTGGCTCCGGCGCTCCACGATACCGACCGGTTGAGTGTTACGGACCTGATGGGGAAGCTCCAGGACTTGGTGAGGCGGGCGCGCGCCGGGTCCCTGCGGAGTTCGGAGTTGTCCGACCCGACCATCACCGTGACCAATTTGGGCGATCTGGGCGTCGACAGCGTGCTCGGCGTCATCTATCCTCCCCAGGTGGCGCTGGTGGGATTCGGAAAGGTGGCGGAGCGGCCCTGGGTGGTGGAAGGGCTCGTGGTCGCCAGACCGTTGATGACGGCCAGCCTTTCGGCGGATCATCGGGTGAGCGACGGCCACCGCGGAGGCCGCTTCCTCGCTGCGGTGGACCGGCTGCTTCAGAACCCCGGCGGGTTGTGA
- a CDS encoding acyl carrier protein, with protein MTTPATDIRETIIRLLGEIAPEADMASLRSDLNLRDQLDIDSMDFLNFVIALHKTFEIEIPETDYPRLSTLDGCVAYVAERR; from the coding sequence ATGACGACGCCGGCCACGGACATACGGGAGACGATCATCCGATTGCTCGGCGAGATTGCCCCGGAGGCGGACATGGCGTCGCTTCGGTCCGACCTAAACCTTCGCGACCAATTGGACATCGATTCCATGGATTTTCTGAACTTCGTGATCGCGCTGCACAAGACGTTCGAGATCGAGATCCCGGAAACCGATTATCCCCGTCTCTCCACCCTGGACGGTTGCGTCGCCTACGTCGCGGAGCGCCGGTGA
- a CDS encoding cupredoxin domain-containing protein: MPQPIRILFTAVISLLVWLTQASASGEAVRVVGTPAAQPVDVQRIEITMQEYAFMLGKPGTVRLGVPTAIILRNHDIVRHGFTAPVLAQLGLSVEGEGVSAYGTGIEGVYVDPGKTLVIYFTPERGGNYSFRCDLHQQMKGELYTLELPSA; the protein is encoded by the coding sequence ATGCCACAGCCTATTCGGATCCTGTTCACCGCTGTCATCTCGCTGCTCGTCTGGTTGACCCAAGCTTCGGCCTCCGGCGAGGCCGTCCGCGTTGTCGGCACCCCGGCGGCTCAACCGGTCGATGTCCAGCGGATCGAAATTACCATGCAGGAATATGCCTTCATGCTCGGGAAGCCTGGCACGGTCCGCCTCGGCGTCCCGACCGCGATCATCCTGCGTAACCACGACATCGTCCGGCACGGCTTCACGGCGCCGGTGCTCGCGCAACTGGGGCTCAGCGTGGAGGGCGAGGGCGTGTCTGCTTACGGCACGGGCATCGAAGGGGTCTATGTCGATCCCGGCAAGACGCTGGTGATTTATTTCACGCCGGAGCGCGGCGGCAATTATTCGTTTCGCTGCGATCTTCACCAGCAGATGAAGGGAGAGTTGTATACGCTGGAACTGCCCTCGGCGTAG
- a CDS encoding Uma2 family endonuclease, with protein sequence MSTQPRSTRLTYEDYLLFPDDGKRHELIQGDHSMTPAPSTKHQRISRNLVIAMGAFIRQHALGELFDAPCDVILSDEDVVQPDVLFVTSARKGIVTDDNIKGVPDLVVEILSDATRKKDEVTKRKLYERFGVSEYWIVDPELETVKVFRLGHHQYIRTAELSTEAHDTLTTPLLPEFRLPLADLFE encoded by the coding sequence ATGTCCACGCAACCCCGCTCAACGAGGCTGACGTACGAGGATTATCTCCTCTTCCCCGATGACGGGAAGCGTCACGAGCTGATCCAGGGAGATCACTCCATGACTCCTGCGCCGAGTACCAAGCACCAGCGCATCTCGCGCAATCTCGTAATCGCCATGGGCGCGTTTATCCGCCAGCACGCACTTGGGGAACTGTTCGATGCCCCCTGCGACGTCATCTTGTCCGATGAAGACGTGGTCCAGCCGGATGTCCTATTCGTCACTTCGGCCAGGAAGGGCATCGTGACCGACGACAACATCAAGGGAGTGCCGGATCTCGTCGTGGAAATCCTCTCCGATGCCACCCGCAAGAAGGACGAAGTGACCAAGCGCAAGCTCTATGAGCGCTTCGGCGTGAGCGAATACTGGATCGTGGATCCGGAGCTTGAGACAGTGAAAGTGTTTCGGCTCGGCCACCACCAGTATATTCGGACGGCTGAGCTTTCGACCGAAGCGCACGACACGCTCACCACGCCCCTCCTTCCGGAGTTCCGCCTCCCGCTCGCCGACCTGTTCGAGTAA
- a CDS encoding IS110 family transposase, with the protein MSQYIGIDLHKAKSFVTRLDHRGRVLEQRELTHATGELQQYLERLPAETRIAVEATGNWMWLYELIEERHPDLVLAHPLKTKAIASARIKTDKIDATTLAQLLRADLVPAAYIPPRDVRDTREVLRYRASLVRLRTQVKNKIAAVVSKTGLQTPTRMACGVKSRRFLATVSVRSCYRLGLDGYLRTLEHLTTEIRQVSKTIETQAAAEPQARLLQTMPGIGAYSALLILSEIGDIQRFPDSRHLCSYAGLGPSVHASGGKTRLGRLTKQGSSWLRWILVELSVHAINAAPQFRSLYYRVAKKHGRNVGRVAVARAMLKTIYAMLKKQEAFRPMAKGSTGQRPGVMVG; encoded by the coding sequence GTGAGCCAGTATATCGGGATCGATCTCCACAAGGCAAAGTCCTTCGTGACCCGGCTCGATCATCGGGGCCGCGTGCTGGAGCAGCGCGAACTCACCCACGCCACCGGCGAGTTGCAACAGTATTTGGAGCGGTTGCCGGCGGAGACGCGCATTGCGGTGGAGGCGACGGGCAATTGGATGTGGTTGTATGAACTGATCGAGGAGCGGCATCCGGATCTGGTGTTGGCGCACCCGCTGAAGACCAAGGCCATCGCCAGTGCGCGCATCAAGACGGATAAGATCGATGCGACGACGTTGGCGCAGTTGCTGCGCGCGGACTTGGTCCCGGCGGCCTACATTCCGCCGCGCGACGTGCGGGATACTCGGGAGGTGCTTCGGTATCGAGCCTCCTTGGTGCGGCTGCGGACGCAGGTGAAGAACAAGATCGCGGCGGTCGTCAGTAAGACCGGGCTCCAGACGCCGACGCGGATGGCCTGCGGCGTGAAGAGCCGCCGCTTTCTGGCGACCGTTTCGGTGCGGTCGTGCTACCGACTCGGGCTCGACGGGTATCTCCGCACCTTGGAGCATCTGACCACTGAGATTCGCCAGGTCTCCAAGACCATTGAGACCCAGGCGGCGGCTGAGCCCCAGGCGCGCTTGCTCCAGACGATGCCGGGCATTGGTGCGTACTCGGCGCTGTTGATCTTGAGTGAGATCGGCGACATTCAGCGATTCCCGGACAGTCGCCATCTGTGTTCGTATGCCGGGCTGGGGCCCTCGGTCCATGCCTCCGGCGGGAAGACCCGCCTGGGACGTCTGACGAAACAGGGCTCGTCGTGGTTGCGGTGGATTCTGGTGGAGCTCTCCGTCCACGCGATCAACGCTGCTCCCCAGTTTCGGAGTCTCTACTATCGGGTGGCGAAGAAACATGGGCGGAACGTGGGCCGGGTGGCGGTGGCACGGGCCATGTTGAAGACGATCTACGCGATGTTAAAAAAGCAGGAGGCATTTCGCCCGATGGCGAAGGGCAGCACCGGTCAGCGCCCCGGGGTCATGGTCGGCTGA
- a CDS encoding restriction endonuclease, producing MIYNFRFDRSHRSEILRRVVEQRRLSQGWGGGGERDLRVDGENFVEECKLYHQLATTRVPTNLTWIKAFRNGDLLVVPHLPEENKVSIHVVDGDFPNCYEYEDGDTTCQNHRIKIRESHGLDGNLSIDNHELAAWRGKLPWMRLPILQIPSYENHFQKILVALKENPHVRYDKSSLEDFLSSTRERVVAFIQEELNKVAPSKTAISFEAICEYLLKADGYSIEGRNSFDGQGGDLDLRCRRLRRSLSPFEPGETILFAQVKKHKGTSDQQGVDQVVKMMARNPGAEGCVMSLADHFSEEAKKLAEANGVLLINGKEIARLFLANFADKTEA from the coding sequence ATGATATACAACTTTAGATTCGATCGTTCTCATAGAAGTGAAATTTTAAGACGAGTGGTGGAGCAAAGGCGGTTGTCCCAAGGATGGGGAGGTGGAGGAGAGAGAGACCTAAGAGTCGATGGAGAGAACTTTGTTGAAGAATGCAAGCTCTATCATCAGCTGGCCACCACTCGAGTCCCTACGAATCTGACGTGGATAAAAGCTTTCAGGAACGGAGATCTCTTGGTAGTTCCTCATCTCCCCGAAGAGAACAAGGTAAGTATTCACGTGGTGGATGGTGATTTTCCGAACTGCTATGAATACGAGGACGGTGACACGACCTGCCAAAATCATCGGATTAAAATAAGGGAATCTCATGGACTCGATGGCAATCTTTCTATTGATAACCATGAGTTAGCAGCTTGGCGTGGCAAGTTGCCGTGGATGAGACTTCCAATTTTACAGATTCCAAGCTACGAGAACCATTTTCAAAAGATCCTAGTGGCACTCAAGGAAAATCCACACGTCAGATATGACAAATCGAGCCTGGAGGATTTCTTAAGTAGCACGAGAGAGCGTGTTGTTGCTTTTATTCAAGAGGAGCTGAACAAGGTAGCTCCTTCAAAAACTGCCATATCATTCGAAGCAATCTGTGAATATCTGCTTAAAGCAGATGGCTACAGCATCGAAGGGCGCAATAGTTTTGATGGACAAGGAGGTGATCTAGATCTCCGCTGTAGACGGCTTAGAAGATCTCTATCACCTTTTGAGCCAGGAGAGACAATTCTGTTTGCCCAGGTAAAAAAGCACAAAGGGACCAGCGATCAACAAGGGGTTGATCAAGTGGTTAAGATGATGGCTAGAAATCCGGGTGCCGAGGGATGCGTAATGAGCCTGGCCGATCATTTCTCGGAGGAGGCGAAGAAGCTAGCTGAGGCCAACGGCGTGTTATTGATAAATGGCAAAGAAATTGCGCGCCTGTTTCTCGCTAATTTTGCGGACAAGACGGAGGCGTAA